In the Zingiber officinale cultivar Zhangliang chromosome 5A, Zo_v1.1, whole genome shotgun sequence genome, ccaagtaaatcttttcttacctctttcttttaattatttaGCTTCCTAATTCATTTTTTTTGTGTTAATCAAACTGTAAGTTTCGAGAAAGATTTGCGTTcttattttcaggcaattcatcccCCCTCGACTGCTAAGGGACCAACAAGTTCAAAGAGCTAGATACCCTAGATACCTTTAAAAAAGACAATGACCTTATCACCCCTAGGCAATAGTGAGTAGAACGTCTTCTTAATTTTTTAAGCATCTAAGGATCAAATCTCAATTTCGACAAATTAACAAATGAATTTTCCTTAATAGACTATTGACGTAAGAATGCTTGGCTTTTTGATTGTCCATGCTTTTTTATTTACCTTGATAGTCAGTGGAAAATTTTCATCGGATCAAtctaaaattagttaaattggacaCCTAGTGACAACTATCTAAAAAAACAATGACCTTCATTACCATCCTTgttgatattttttttcattatttggTAATCTAGTTATCTAGTTTTTCCAACTGATTAATTTTGAAAGCAACCCATTTAGCTCCATGAAAATTTTCTAtcgatcatcaggataaatctAGAAGTGCATTATAGGTTCCtatttcactttctaatttacaCTAATGTTCGATAAAAAATTTCAATGGAATCCGATTGTCATCTCTAATTAGTGGGATCACAAAAATTGTAGACCTTAATTATAcgtaagaaatatgacaattaattaattattatttttttaaaaaaatcttttttcttCGAAGGCTCACAAAATTCTATGTATCTTGCTCTTTCTGATTTGATACACATTAGTATTATGTCTTATCCTTATTCCTTAATGTCAACTTTAATTTGTACAcctcaagttaaaaaaaaactcaaaacaaaTTAAATTGCCCCAATCAACATTCCATATAGAGAGCACTCAACAATTTGCTGAAGTCAAAAGTGCAGTCAGATACACAAAACTTCGATCAATGTGGAGTTTCGATGCCAGATTGAACTACATTGCCTTACAAGAAATTGTTTTCACAACTCAAACCTGTGATCATAAAATCACGTGATAACAATTGTAGTGTTACATCAAAGCTCTCATTCTCAACAGTTTGCAGATGTTAGAATACAAAATTATTGCATTATATTATGGAAGCAAAATTTTTTTCCCCTGTTTATAGATCTTCCACACACAATTTACACCTAAAGAATTCGTTAACAAACCAAAGTGAAGCCTCGAACAGAAGAGAGGAGGTTTTGTGATGTTCTTCTACAATACAGAATCCTTGGCCTACGTGAGTAAAACTTAGATATCTTTAAGCAAATGACTGAAATCCTGTCAAGTTCTAATAATTCGGCTGGCTTGTCTTTTCCTCCAAAATTTTTGATCTTTAATGGACCTCTCAATATGTAAAGCAAGAGTACATTGTAGTTTCTTTAGTTCAATAAAGAGCGTATCTCGGTCTCAACTTCGGTGAGAGGCAGGCCAGCATATAGACGAATCTGTCCCTTTCTCAACACAAGTAGCTTTAAAGCATCCAAATTTAGTACCTCTGTAAGTTCCTGCAAATGCCAATCATCTTGATTCAATATCATGCATTTCTGAGAAAATAATTCATAGTTCAGCGACATTTATTAGCATTAAAAAAAATTGCTTTGTGCATTGTCAACTTTTAAGATACGGCTACAAAGATGGGGAAATCTTATGCAACCACTAAGAATAAATTTTTGTTGCATCAGTGAATTAGTTGAACTGTTAAGTTTGGGAAAAGAAATATTGTATATGAAATAATCATTAATCCTAACTCTAAAATTACTAATATGGTACCAAACATTGTTCCTAATAACCTATTAACTCTAATACTCTTAATCCTCCTGGTTGAGTTATAAGTATAAATATTATCTACATACCAACTTGTTACATGGACTAGAACTAGAAAATGTAGACTACATCACTAGCCATTATGAAACAAAACATAATTATCATAGCCAAAAATCCCTGTGGCTTCATATCATCATACAATCAAATCAACATAAATCGGATAAATGAAATGAATTTTTGATGAAGAGATACCTCAGGAAGAAATCTCTCAAGTATCATTTTCCTTGAAGGGGAGCATTTAGTAGCACACAATGGACTTAAGAGCAAAGGAAGTTAGTTAAAGATCATGAAGCGAAGAAGGATAAAACAGCATAACTCTACTAGAACTATAAATTGAAAACAATACCTTTTTGTCTATTTAGATCTTCACTGGATATGGATAATACAAATTGACTCTTTGCTAGAAGCAGCAAATAAGAACAAAATATTTTAGTTGTTTGGTCTATTAGAGACAAATAGGTGTGATAAAAGTAGAAGATAGATAAAGCAATATCTAAAAGTGCTTGAAATAGGATATGGAAGAAAAGCAGGAGCATGTTTTTGTGGACTTTTAAGAGGAGGGTTTGCATAAATGAATAGGCAAGTTTAGAAGCAGTAGCAACATGGACAATATTGGAAGGAGAGAATTAAGAACTTAGAGAGAAGATATTGCATAGCCAAAGGTGGCATTGTAGAATTTAGGATGCATTTGGTACTCATAAATGGAATTAAAATGGAATGGTTTTGTTGCTTAATGATTCCATTTGAATGTATGGATAGACTAATTGAGGGGGAATTGATTCATTCCAAGAAATAATTCAATCcactaaatttattttaatgtccacttaatttattttatactTTAAGAAGGGGAAAGGTTTGTTCCACCtatattaaatataatatcaATTAAAGGTTATCATCCCAAAATTAAAATTGAGATAAATATAATGAATGACTAAGCACGTCAAGTGTACTGGGCATAGACAAGCGAGTCAAGCTGGGTTGCTCGTGTTGACTGAATCGACCAAACTACTTGGACTCATTAGGTTGAACGATACAATGAATTGATCGGGTTGGGTTGGCTGCGTTGGACTCATTAGGTGGAAGAGATGGATGATCACTAGCTGGACCTGGCTTCTCTCAATTGGACAACTACTCCTGGATGTAAGGAGGGGAGCAGATGCTGCCTCCAGTGTGCAACACTAACTCTTTCACAGGGAAGGAAATCACAAATGAAGGTCGTGTAGATGTTGCAAGTGGCTGCAGCATTACGTTATAAATGGCAGCCTCGCCCTTTGGGAATACTTCATTTTGAAAAGTCTTAGCCTAAGAAAGAGTTTGATTCCTTGTTAGTTTAGGCAAACTCAAAGAATCATTCTATTGCATTTGTTATGCGATAACCATGATATTAGAACATAGAACTAATGGTAACATTCTATATCTAAAAGTACCAGTATGGGACTAAACTCATAGTATTTAAGCAATTGACTCTACTATTATCATGCACAGATAGCAAAACATGAGGGCGGATAATTCACTGAAAGCAATTTCTTATATTTGTTTCATTTTAATGTACTAGTTCAAAGAGGAATCCTTACTTGGATTGTCAGTGGAACCACATCAGCACTAACATCTCCCAGATCTTCAAAAAAGGACTCCAATAAGAAGCAGAAATTCATAGCATCACCACGATCTTGGAACACAATGGTATAAGAAGCACTTTCCTCACCTGATGAGGGATTTGCCTCCAAAGAATAAAGCCCTTCAGGGCCCCTACCATTAGATCCTCTCCGAAGAagaataccctaaatcaagagtAATCATTCTATTAATACATATACAAGTTTATCAGTTTGAAATTAAGACATAAATCAGTGCCAAATTGGCTGCAAGGAAACAAATTGAAGCCAGTAGACAACTAAAAGGAACTGAAAATATTTGCTCATAGAGAAAGATTAAACTGCTGCAGAAATTATATTCTGGGAATTGCTTACTAGAACATACGGCAGTTTTAGCCACCAAGGATTGTTTAAAAAATTCAACTGGTTTTGTTTGTCTTTATTGACAAATGATCTGTCATCAATCCTTTCAGCATGTAAATTGCACCTTGGTTTATCAACTTTTGCAGTCTCCAAGGAACTTATTCTAGTAATTTCTTTGGAACTTTTCTTATTCTTTCGGAAGGTCTCAGCAATGTCATTGGTGGAATTGGTTCCTGCAAAGGAAGATATGCCCTCAATATCATCCACATGGTTATTATTCATCCAAGTATGATTATATGCATGTGAGACTACCTTTACTAACTTGTCTAACTGCCTCTTGACCTGAGACAGCCACATCATCCATGATATCATGCAGGCTTTGGGCCATCTCAGAAGCATGGGTGTTGCCTTGTTCATGATGCCATGCAGCTTCTTCAGCAATCTGGTGAACACCACCTAAGATGAATACACATGATAGTTTCATTTATTTGACAATTAGTTGCCAGAGACTCATGAAAAGAAAATTCTAGAGATCAACATTAGGCTTAGTAGTGAAAAAGTCTAAGAAAAGCTACATTGTGAAAGACAACATCACAACAATGAAATTGATTACAAGGAAATCTAGCTTATTTGTCAGAGATACAATAAATTTTATCATTATACATATCAAACTTAGATGAAAGCGACAAACAATTcctttaaaagaaatatttcaagctctacaaaagttaataaatataactgcagaagaaaagataagaaacAACTATTTATAACATTATCTGAACAAGTCCACGTTTCTGAACCACAAATTTTTGCAAAGGACAATGTTACAGGAATAGACAAGGCAAAAACATCTTATATAACAATATATGAGCATATCACTCAGAGAATCCTGAAAAATTAAAGACCATGTAGCATATATGTCCATCACCAGTCTAGACAGCAGGTCAAGCTAGTGCGATTGAAGATTACTTGTCAACAGCAATGCAATCATAACTCACTGTGGAATATGATGCTGAAGAAAGCAACAAGGCACTCCATGGACATTGACAATCTCCTTGGAAATTTAACAAGAATATCATCTCTGGATATTAGAAGTAAGCTTTGAGATTTTCAGCTTGTACATCAATGGAGTGTAATCTTGCTGAAAGACTGGCAGCAATTTTTATGCAGGGTTAACCAAATCTAAGTTCTGATATGGTGAAAAAATAAAACTCTTGTGATCATATCTTTCATGAGTAACTCCTAGATGCtcatgaaataattttgaaactatgcTAATATAAAATGATTTTGCTTCGCAATTATGAAGGCCTAACTAGATTGTTGTATACTTGTATCAGACCTTACACATTGATTGACCTCCTTCAGTGAAGAAAAAGCATAAAAAGAACTGTTCTTCAATTTCTAAAGACAAGATGTTTTAGTGTATCTGGAAAAGAACATGAGATGGTTCATCATTGTGCATAATTGGAAAGAATCTCAGCCAGGGCCACTAATATAGATAAGCACACTATTTAGTAGCTAGTATGGGTAAAATTTGTTGCATTGACCCTCCCTGGATCTCATACTAGCAAATAACCGCAATAACCTGTTTGATTCATGAATACAGGCTATGTTACAGAATGAAAGTACTGCAAAAAGTTAAGCACTGAAATCGTAAGAGCTCATTTTACTTAGGGAAACCAGACTACTAGAGTACTGTACTAGAATGAAAATCTCCAGCACAAGAAATGATCAATAATGAAGTCATTGGTTGAGAAAAATATATCAgaataataaataagaaaaaaaaaattaagaccgAGATCACAGTTATATCACAGTTATAGGAAGAATGTTAATCTTCAGTCGTATGAATCAAGGAAAAGTAATACCGTTGCTTCCTTTGCCAGGCTCTTGCTTTTTTCCCGATCCACCAAATCCTTTCGGAATATTTTCAGATTTCCTTATGGATTTCAAAAAACCACCCTTTCTCTTGTAGTTCAATTTTTTTATATCCGTGTTCTGCTTGGATTTAAGCTTCTTTCCATCCATTTCCTCATCCACATTCTTGGAGGGCAGCGGCAGAGACACAGAAAATCCATTCTCGTCCAAGATGACCTTCGGAGATCTCTTTCTCAAACTACTAATCTTTTTGCTTAACTCGCCCTGGACTCCACTGTCTTCGGAAAGCTCCCTCCTTTCAGTCTCCCTCGCCTCCTTAGCCATCGCTCTAATCTCCAGGATCTTCTGAAACTCCGCTACTTGGCTCGCTGCACTCCCAACCCTGCCTTCCTCGACTTTCCGCTTGCCAGAGCCGTTCCCCTCCTCGCCTCCGACGCCGCCCAAAAACCAGACCGCAACCATAGTCTGTACCGCTACAAGCGCCGCGAAGCGTAGCGCTATACCGAAGTGTTGTGCAAAGGCTTCTCGAGGGAGCACCTGAAGGTCGGCAGCGGGGTCGATCCCCACCGTCGCCACCGGCGCATCCTCGACCACCTCTGCGGCGTCGACTTCCTGTACCACATGTTCGACAGCGTTAACCTCCTCTTCGAGAACCACAACCCAGGGCTCATGGGTCTGCAGCGGCGGTGGAGGAGGGGTTTGGAGTGGCTGGGGATTGGGAATCTTGAGGCGGAGATAATTGGGGCGTTTGGTCCGTGGCTTGGGCGAGGGGAGGGAAGATGCTCTGAAGAGCCCTTTGCCTTTGGAGGGCAGAGGAGTGGAAGCGAGAGAAGGATAAACCAGGGAGAGCGCGGGCGCCGCAGCAGATCGAGTCATGATATGCCGTAGCGCCCGTAGGTCTATTGGCGGTGCCAACAAAAAGCAGGTTGAGTTTTAGTCCCACATCTCTTGTTTTTCGCAAGTTTCCCACATAGGTTATTATAAATTGATCCGAAGCTCAACTGCAAAAATCACGCAGCTGCGTGGTGAGCACAGAGCGAATTATTCTTTCGCCTTTTACTAAAGAATACCGTGTGCTCGCCACTTTAAGCAGCATACGCCACTTTTTGGAGGGGCTTTGAAAAAAAGTCCCTAACAAataaaaatgttaaatttttataaatgttttttCAGAAGTTCTGTATTTTTAAGACATGGTCAaccttaataatttttttctagTCATTTTGCATTGaaccttattttctttttaattgtAAAAGGGTTTGTTAATCTCAGTCGATCAAGGTTTAACGATTACTttagtttattattttattttgaaaatataggtTTTCAGTTCTTTTGAATAAATCTAACGGTGCGGATTAATTTCGAAATTGATTAGTTTTGATATTTGAAATTTTGTTATCTACGTCCCGCCTGTTATCAAACGTTTTTTCATACTCTTAGATGTTACAAGTTTTCAAACTCCGTGTAATGTGTtccattaaaaattttagaagatTTCTTAATTTATGGATGCCATCCTTGCACAGATGTCATACTAATCTTCTCTGCCTCATTGACCAAACACGGTGATTTATCCGATTTATTCTATTAGTGAAAATCATGGActgtattttaaattatttttagtgcCAATAAAAGATTCATTTTAGTTATAATTGTGTTATTTCTTATAAGTGTTCAAGTGATTTAATTGTTTCTAAATGTTAATTGGTGTCCAAGTTTGAAGTGAAATAATCGAGTTTCTAAAGAGAATCGACTATAAATTGCTATCTTTTTTAAGGGACAGTtcaagttattattattataattattattttctgaCAATTCAGTGTCTCATCGAATGTTTATTATAATGCTCAAATTAAGGATcacaatataaaagaaaaagttaatttaactattatttgttgaatgaaatttatttagatCAATATAATTATTCAAACCGTTAAAAATGTGATATATATTGGTCCTTTTAAATTCTTGAGAAACCCGTTTTCGGAGATCAGGTactctaggttttttttttttttaaatttacacATTGAATTATGATCAGAATCGAGTTAAATTAactgtaattttttttagttcGTTTTTTCACCTAAGTTCTAGTTTAGGTCAAGGTAACGATAAGTCGTCTTTGTCAACACTATATAATCTGTTCAACTGTCGACAACCTTCGATCATCTGACTCGATCTAAATTATAATCTAAATGAAAAGTTGAAGTTAGGAGAGATCACAGTCAATTTTAATCAGATTACATCCAACGTGTAAATTATGAAAAagactaagaaaaaattaagaaatACTACAAATAGATCTGAACTCCTTTTTTTAGTTTATTTGCTATCCTTTTCTAATAATTATCATCAATCATTCTTTGGTGCATTATTAAAATACTCTTTCAAGTttactaaatatattttttaaattattttgaccGAGTCATTCTTTTGGATGTCAACTTATAATTTCAGATAAATTAGTactttctaatatattttttaaaattacaacaatggttatatatatatatatatatatatatatatatatatatatatatat is a window encoding:
- the LOC121982128 gene encoding uncharacterized protein LOC121982128 isoform X2, which gives rise to MTRSAAAPALSLVYPSLASTPLPSKGKGLFRASSLPSPKPRTKRPNYLRLKIPNPQPLQTPPPPPLQTHEPWVVVLEEEVNAVEHVVQEVDAAEVVEDAPVATVGIDPAADLQVLPREAFAQHFGIALRFAALVAVQTMVAVWFLGGVGGEEGNGSGKRKVEEGRVGSAASQVAEFQKILEIRAMAKEARETERRELSEDSGVQGELSKKISSLRKRSPKVILDENGFSVSLPLPSKNVDEEMDGKKLKSKQNTDIKKLNYKRKGGFLKSIRKSENIPKGFGGSGKKQEPGKGSNGGVHQIAEEAAWHHEQGNTHASEMAQSLHDIMDDVAVSGQEAVRQVSKGTNSTNDIAETFRKNKKSSKEITRISSLETAKVDKPRCNLHAERIDDRSFVNKDKQNQLNFLNNPWWLKLPYVLGILLRRGSNGRGPEGLYSLEANPSSDLGDVSADVVPLTIQELTEVLNLDALKLLVLRKGQIRLYAGLPLTEVETEIRSLLN
- the LOC121982128 gene encoding uncharacterized protein LOC121982128 isoform X1; the encoded protein is MTRSAAAPALSLVYPSLASTPLPSKGKGLFRASSLPSPKPRTKRPNYLRLKIPNPQPLQTPPPPPLQTHEPWVVVLEEEVNAVEHVVQEVDAAEVVEDAPVATVGIDPAADLQVLPREAFAQHFGIALRFAALVAVQTMVAVWFLGGVGGEEGNGSGKRKVEEGRVGSAASQVAEFQKILEIRAMAKEARETERRELSEDSGVQGELSKKISSLRKRSPKVILDENGFSVSLPLPSKNVDEEMDGKKLKSKQNTDIKKLNYKRKGGFLKSIRKSENIPKGFGGSGKKQEPGKGSNGGVHQIAEEAAWHHEQGNTHASEMAQSLHDIMDDVAVSGQEAVRQVSKGTNSTNDIAETFRKNKKSSKEITRISSLETAKVDKPRCNLHAERIDDRSFVNKDKQNQLNFLNNPWWLKLPYVLGILLRRGSNGRGPEGLYSLEANPSSGEESASYTIVFQDRGDAMNFCFLLESFFEDLGDVSADVVPLTIQELTEVLNLDALKLLVLRKGQIRLYAGLPLTEVETEIRSLLN